In Desulfonispora thiosulfatigenes DSM 11270, the DNA window CTCCGACTTGCGAACCTTGTGTGTTATATAAAGCCACCTTAGGCATCATAGTTCCTCCTTTCGTACAAAGAAGCTTTACTAAGCTTTCACTGTTGACTTAATAGTAAGTAAAGCTTTTTTGGGACCCGGAACTGCACCTTTTATAAGTAAGTAATTTCGTTCCGCGTCAACTTTTACAATTTGTAAGTTTTGCACTGTAATTGTATTTCCACCCATACGTCCAGGTAGTTTTTTTCCTTTGAATACTCTGTTTGGTCCTACCGCACCTAAAGAACCAGTTCTTCTATGGTATTTAGATCCGTGAGCCATAGGTCCTCTGCTATAGTTATGCTTTTTAATAGCACCTTGGAAACCTTTACCCTTAGATATACCAGTTACGTCAACAAAATCTCCAGCTTCAAAAACATTCGCTTTGATTTCTTGACCGATAGCATAATCTTTTACATCAGCTACTCTAAACTCTCTTAAGTATTTAACAAATTTTACTTGAGCTTTGTTAAAATGTCCTTTTAAAGGTTTAATAACCTTATTTTCTTTCACTTCGCCATACCCAACTTGTATAGCATTATATCCATCAGTTTCAGGAGCTTTTGTTTGAACTACAAAACATGGACCTGCCTGTATAACTGTTACTGGAACAATTTGACCATTCTCATCAAAAATCTGAGTCATACCTATCTTTTTACCTAAAATTGCTTTGGCCACTCTTTGCCACCTCCTACTACAACCTTATTGCATATTAAAAATCATAGATTATAATTTAATTTCAATATCAACACCAGCAGGTAAATCCAATCTCATTAAAGAATCAACTGTTTTAGGGTTAGGCTCTAATATGTCAATCAATCTTTTATGAGTCCTCATTTCAAACTGTTCACGAGAATCCTTGTTTACATGAGGTGATCTTAGAATTGTAAACACATTCTTTTCAGTAGGAAGAGGAATCGGACCTGATACATTAGCACCAGTATTTTTAGCTGTTTCTACAATTTTCTTTGCAGATTGATCTAAAATTTGGTGATCAAATGCCTTTAGCCTAATTCTTATTTTTTGCTTCGCCATACGTTTCCCTCCTTTGCGCCCGAATTAAATACGGACATTCTCAGTAGAAATTTCCAATACACGGTGTCTGGCGTGTCACCATCTATGCAACCTTCTACCTCATCGCATGCCTAACACACTCTTATGATTTTAACACAACTTTTATTGTGTAACAACAAATATTTCTTCTTTTTTTGTTATTAATTCAAAACTATAGGTTGAAGTGTTGTTAACGCTTCAACCTATAGTTGACTTTTTGAAATTATTCAGTGATAGCCGTAACTACACCAGCACCAACTGTACGTCCACCTTC includes these proteins:
- the rpsJ gene encoding 30S ribosomal protein S10, with translation MAKQKIRIRLKAFDHQILDQSAKKIVETAKNTGANVSGPIPLPTEKNVFTILRSPHVNKDSREQFEMRTHKRLIDILEPNPKTVDSLMRLDLPAGVDIEIKL
- the rplC gene encoding 50S ribosomal protein L3; protein product: MAKAILGKKIGMTQIFDENGQIVPVTVIQAGPCFVVQTKAPETDGYNAIQVGYGEVKENKVIKPLKGHFNKAQVKFVKYLREFRVADVKDYAIGQEIKANVFEAGDFVDVTGISKGKGFQGAIKKHNYSRGPMAHGSKYHRRTGSLGAVGPNRVFKGKKLPGRMGGNTITVQNLQIVKVDAERNYLLIKGAVPGPKKALLTIKSTVKA